The DNA sequence TTCTCCTGGCCGGATCAGATCGTCATCATCTTCTGCGGTTCCAAGAAGTCGCTGGCGAGCGGCCTGCCCATGGCCACCGTGCTGTTCTCCGGGGGCACGGTGGGCCTGATCGTCCTGCCGCTGATGATCTTCCACCAGATCCAGCTCGTGGTGTGCGCGATGCTGGCGCCCAAGTTCGGCGAGAAGTCCGACCGTGTGGCCGTGGCCGAGGGATGAGCGGCAGCATGGCGGGAGGTGTCGGGACCGCCGACGGCCCGGCGGGCAGGCGCGTCGACCCGGCCGGCGCCGCCTTCGGCCTGGCTTCCCGGTGCTCGCCGCCGCGGTCACGGCGGCGCTCACCGCCGTGTGGGCGGACCGGCTGCCCGACCGCATCGCTGATCACTGGTCCGGTTCGGGCGCCCCCGACGGCTTCTCCAGCCCGTGGTCCAACGCATGGTTCATCGCGGCGCTCATCATCGTGATCGGCGCCGGCGCCGGGGCCGTCGCCGCGTCGACCCGCGCGCAACTGATGCTCAGGCGCGTCATGCTGGCGGTGGCGTGCCTGGTCACCGGGCTGATCGCCACCGTCGACATCGTGCTCCTCGCAAGCCAACTCGACCTGGACGACCCGGCGGACGCCCGCCTGAGCACCTGGTCGATAGGGGCGGGGGTCCTCGTCGGCCTCGTCGTAGGGCTCGTCGGCGCGGCACTGCTGGGCGACCACCGTCCACGGATTCCGGCGACCGCGCCTCCGCCGCCGGAGCTGCCCCGTGCCGACCCGCTCGTCTTGCCGGTCGCGGACACCGTGGGCATCGGCGGGCGTGCCGCCGCCGGAATCTACGGTTTCCTCGCCGCCGTCGCGGTGGCGACGTGCGTACTGGTGGGGTCGCCGTGGCCGGTGCCGCTGTTCATCGCGGGGGCGCTGCTCGTCGCCGTGGTATCACGATTCAACGTGGTTCTCGACGACAAGGGTCTGCGCGTGCTGTGTCTCGGAGTGACGATGATCGGGTACGGGGCCGACGAGTTCACCGAGTCCCGCGTGCACGATGTGCACCCGTTCGCCGAATTCGGCGGCTGGGGGCTGCGCGTGCGCCCGCGCAGGCGGTACGGGGTGGTCACCCGGCGCGGGCCCGGATTCACAGTACGCGCCGCGTCCGGCGACAGGATCACCGTGACCACCGATCGCGCAAACGAGTTCGCGGCCGCCGCCAACGCGCTGGCGGACCGCGCCGCCCGCGGCTGATCCGCCCCCCGCGGGCCTGCCCCCGGCCGGCATGGCACCCGCCGGTATCGTTATGCCGTCCGTCACACTGCGGACGAGTCGAACAGCAGGGGGAACGATGACCACCATCCGAGGCGGACGCGTCCGCGTCGCAGCCGTATCCGCAGCGTCCGCGCTGACGCTCGCCGGTGTGCTCGGCGCGTGCTCCTCAGGCTCGGACGCCGATTCCGGCTCCGTCGAGAGCGCGACCGGCACGGCCGCCACCGCGGCGGCGGCGCAGGCCGGTTCCGAGGAGCTGCGTGCGCTGCTGCCGGAACAGGCCGCCTTCGGCGAGGGGTTCGTGGCCGCCCCGGTGACGACCGCCCAGCTGGATGCGACGCTCAACCAAGTGCGCGACAAGGCGAAGTCGCAGGTGGTGGACCCTGCCGAGTGCAAGAACACCCTCGACCTCACCGCCGGCCTCGACCCGGCGGCCACCGCGATGGTGGCGGCCGGCAATGAGGACCAGGGCACCAAGATCGGCGTGATCGTCTCACGCGACGACCCCTCGCTGGACGCGTTCCGCTCGTCCCTCGACCGGTGCGGCCAGGTGACGGTGGAGGTCGACGGCACCGCCACCGATGTCACCACCGAGACCTTCGCGCCTGCCGGTGCGACGGGGGAGAAACCGCTGGGCATCACCCGCACGCAGTCCGTGGGCGATGCCGGGAGCGTCACGACGATCCTCACGGCCGAGGAGGTGGACGGGACCTCCATCCGCGTCATGGTCCACCAGCCGTCCACCGAGGCTCTGCCACCGGAGGTGCTCGATCACTTCCGGCAGACGGCGGCGACGCTGATGAACGACACCGCCGCGCGCGCCGCGCAGCGGTAGGCGACCTCGCCGGGTTCCGGCGCCCGATCAGTTCCGATCGACGTCGATGGGATGCGTCGCGAGCATCGCCCACGGCTGGGGCTGCCGCCGGAGCACGCGCCCCCACAGGTCCACCTGCGGGGGCGCGATGATGTCGCCCGGCCGCGAGGTGAACACCATCCAGTCGTCGCGCAGCAGCTCGCCGTCGAGCTGCCCGAACGTCCACCCCGAGTAGCCGACGAAGATGCGCGCGCCCTCCACCAGCGGCGCCACGTCGAGCGGATCCGCCGCGACGTCGATGAGGACCACCCGCCCGTCCACCCGGGTGATCCCGTCGACGTCGTCGATACCGACGCCGCGCCGGAGAACCCCCAGGCACAACGCGCCGTCCAGCTTCACCGGGCCGCCCAGGTGGAACACCTTGGCGGGGGAGCAGACCTCGGACCACTCCGGCAGGCCGTCGACCAGCGGCGTCTCGCTGGGGCGATTGAGGACCATGCCGAGCGTTCCGCCGTCGTTGTTCTCGATCACGTAGATCACGCTGCGGCGGAAGACCGGTTCCGTCAGATGGGTTCCGGACACGAGCAGGCTCCCCGGGCCCACCTGTGCGACCGGCGATTCCTGGCGTCCCTCTCCATCAGCTGGATACGTCACACTGCCATCTTGGCACTGATCCGCCGCGGCGGCGCGGTGATCGGCGTGCGTGAATCGCGCACGCTCTCAGCGGACGCCCACACCCCAGGAGCCGGTACCGGGGACGGCGGCCAGCCCGCGGAGCATCGCCGCGGCGGCGGACCCGGACCCCGCCGGAGGCTGTGGCGGGGACAGTGGCGGTGGCGGGGACAGTGGCGGTGGCGCCGGTCCGGCCGTGTCAAGGTAGCCGTCGCCATCCGAGTCCACCAGCCGCGTGTCCGGAAAGCCGTCGTCGTCGGAGTCGACGAGCAGGCTCCCGTCCTGCTGCCCGTCCTGCTGCCCGACCTGCTGCCCGCCGGGTGCGCCGCCGGCCCCGTGCTCCACCCGGATCTCCGTGGCCCAGGTGCCGTCGCCCGCGGCGTCGACGAACCACCGTTCGCCCCCGCCCGCGCCGGCCGCGACGTCGAGGCAGGTGGTGTCCGCGACCCCGTCCGAGTCCGCATCCCACATGGCGTCGTCGATCAGGCCGTCACCGTCGAAGTCCAGTGCCACCGCGTCCACCGTGCCGTCGCCGTCCACGTCGAGGCCCGCCGGTGACGTCCATTCCGTCACCTCACCGTCGCCCGTACCGAATGCATAGGTGATGTCCACACGCCCCCGTCCTCACGCACGCCGCCTGCCCCTAGGACGCGCCGGAAGACACAGCGGTTCCCGTCAGGCGCCGAACGGTTCGGCCTGCGGCGCCCAGCCGGTCGCGCCGGTGAAACGCGCACTGGAGACGCGTTGGGAGCGTCCGAGGGGACCCGCCACCAGGCCGGGAAGCGTGCGCAGATCGTCGCGGCCCACGCGGCGGGCGATCTCGCGCCGCCATTCGCCACGCGTCCGCGGCTCCTCGGCCACGTTGTAGAGCCCGGCGGGGGCGTCCAGCGCCGCGACCACGGCGCGACCGACGTCCGACAGCGCGATCGACGAGAAGTAGGAGCCGTCCCGACCGGCCAGCGCGAACCATCCGCGGCGGGCGACCGATTCGATCATCGCCATCATCGGGTCGTCGGCCGGAGCGCCGTGCACCTGCGCCAACCGGAGACTCACCCCCGTCCCGCCCCCCTCCGTGAAGCGGCG is a window from the Tomitella gaofuii genome containing:
- a CDS encoding DUF1648 domain-containing protein, yielding MLAAAVTAALTAVWADRLPDRIADHWSGSGAPDGFSSPWSNAWFIAALIIVIGAGAGAVAASTRAQLMLRRVMLAVACLVTGLIATVDIVLLASQLDLDDPADARLSTWSIGAGVLVGLVVGLVGAALLGDHRPRIPATAPPPPELPRADPLVLPVADTVGIGGRAAAGIYGFLAAVAVATCVLVGSPWPVPLFIAGALLVAVVSRFNVVLDDKGLRVLCLGVTMIGYGADEFTESRVHDVHPFAEFGGWGLRVRPRRRYGVVTRRGPGFTVRAASGDRITVTTDRANEFAAAANALADRAARG
- a CDS encoding YqgE/AlgH family protein — translated: MTYPADGEGRQESPVAQVGPGSLLVSGTHLTEPVFRRSVIYVIENNDGGTLGMVLNRPSETPLVDGLPEWSEVCSPAKVFHLGGPVKLDGALCLGVLRRGVGIDDVDGITRVDGRVVLIDVAADPLDVAPLVEGARIFVGYSGWTFGQLDGELLRDDWMVFTSRPGDIIAPPQVDLWGRVLRRQPQPWAMLATHPIDVDRN